One Thermicanus aegyptius DSM 12793 DNA segment encodes these proteins:
- the spoIIIAG gene encoding stage III sporulation protein AG → MASKWSMDRWQWMIILIGLAAGLFLMGSFFKVQEEKNLPPPVASDAQAVQGESVKEWTMKDYEEFYENSLREILEQIVGVGQVTVMVNLDSTEEKVYQTNLQTGKQVTEEKDTQGGTRTVEDMTQNSQVVTVTGGGGEQPIVVKTVKPKIRGVVVVANGVENMQVKAWIFDVIERSLDVPPHRISIVPRKKGN, encoded by the coding sequence ATGGCTTCCAAATGGTCCATGGATCGGTGGCAGTGGATGATTATCCTCATTGGGCTGGCAGCAGGGCTGTTCCTAATGGGTTCCTTTTTCAAGGTTCAGGAGGAAAAGAATCTCCCGCCTCCTGTGGCTTCCGATGCCCAGGCTGTACAAGGGGAATCCGTAAAAGAATGGACGATGAAGGATTATGAAGAGTTCTACGAAAATTCTCTGCGGGAGATCCTGGAGCAAATCGTCGGGGTGGGCCAGGTGACGGTCATGGTGAACCTCGATTCCACGGAGGAGAAGGTCTACCAAACCAATCTACAGACGGGAAAACAGGTAACGGAAGAGAAGGATACCCAGGGAGGAACCCGCACGGTGGAAGATATGACACAAAATTCGCAAGTCGTCACCGTCACGGGCGGAGGAGGAGAACAGCCCATCGTGGTGAAAACGGTAAAACCAAAAATCAGAGGGGTTGTAGTTGTGGCGAACGGTGTGGAGAATATGCAGGTGAAGGCTTGGATCTTTGATGTGATTGAGCGCTCTTTAGATGTTCCACCCCACCGTATTTCGATTGTTCCGCGGAAAAAAGGAAATTAA
- the spoIIIAA gene encoding stage III sporulation protein AA, whose amino-acid sequence MVEALFHFLPDHIEKALKLLPETIRSTLEEVRLRAERPVEIISSLKEGFLTSAGDITPLPSNGLIVSPDDMAHIINLMTNHSLYAMEEELRRGYLTLPGGHRIGLSGRAVLKGGRISHLHHITGLNLRLAREKIGTGEVLLPYIWNGKEVYNTLIISPPRAGKTTLIRDLARIFSYGESRFGISGMRVGVVDERSEIAGSYLGIPQKDVGPRTDVLDGCPKAEGMMMMIRSMSPQLLITDEIGQEEDVVALLEAINAGIYLIATAHGEKLDEIEKRPILQKIFRYQVFQRIIFLSRRKGAGTIEAVYDGQGKRVLGGNLR is encoded by the coding sequence ATGGTTGAGGCACTCTTCCATTTTCTGCCGGATCACATAGAAAAGGCCCTCAAGCTTCTCCCTGAGACGATCCGCTCTACCCTTGAAGAGGTTCGATTGAGGGCGGAAAGACCGGTGGAAATCATTTCTTCCTTGAAAGAAGGATTCTTAACGTCAGCGGGGGATATCACCCCTCTCCCTTCAAACGGTCTCATCGTTTCACCCGACGATATGGCACACATCATAAATCTTATGACGAATCATTCCCTTTATGCGATGGAAGAAGAGCTCCGCAGAGGCTATCTCACGCTCCCCGGTGGACATCGGATCGGATTAAGCGGGAGAGCCGTATTGAAGGGAGGAAGAATATCCCATTTGCATCACATCACCGGACTTAACCTTCGCCTTGCGAGGGAGAAGATTGGTACGGGAGAGGTTCTGCTGCCTTATATTTGGAACGGAAAAGAGGTCTATAATACGCTTATCATCTCCCCGCCCCGGGCCGGGAAAACCACGCTCATCCGGGATTTGGCGCGGATTTTTAGCTATGGGGAGTCTCGCTTCGGGATATCGGGCATGCGGGTTGGGGTGGTGGATGAACGCTCCGAAATCGCCGGTTCTTACTTGGGGATCCCCCAGAAGGACGTGGGGCCGCGAACCGATGTCCTGGATGGATGTCCTAAGGCGGAAGGGATGATGATGATGATCCGCTCCATGTCTCCTCAACTTTTAATCACCGATGAGATCGGCCAAGAAGAAGATGTGGTTGCTTTATTGGAAGCAATTAATGCAGGAATTTATCTCATTGCCACCGCCCATGGGGAGAAGTTGGACGAGATCGAGAAAAGGCCGATTCTACAAAAAATTTTCCGTTACCAAGTATTTCAACGGATCATCTTCTTAAGCAGAAGAAAAGGAGCGGGAACGATAGAGGCCGTTTATGATGGCCAAGGAAAGCGGGTTTTGGGGGGGAATCTCAGATGA
- a CDS encoding 2-phosphosulfolactate phosphatase, with amino-acid sequence MRVESIATVDEIKGEMIVGKTVVIFDVLRSSSTILAAFLAGVSEVIPVETLGKAFLLQNSETLLAGERYCKKISGFHFSNSPSELSSQSLQGKRLILSTTNGTRAIQKAMRGEHVLIGSFLNGSAVAQKVLQIGKELTLYCAGSRNEFAYEDGLAAGFLINKLFELSKDPLELSDFSQLLYDGYLQNINRIEEVLLKTATGKRLAQLGLTEDIRYSSRRDTIPLVPYLQEGRIFVHPETYSPTR; translated from the coding sequence ATGAGAGTCGAATCCATCGCCACCGTCGATGAGATTAAGGGGGAGATGATTGTGGGGAAGACGGTTGTCATCTTCGATGTGCTTCGCTCGTCCTCCACGATTCTTGCGGCATTTCTCGCCGGAGTCTCCGAAGTCATCCCCGTAGAAACGTTGGGAAAAGCATTTCTTCTGCAAAATAGCGAAACATTGCTCGCCGGAGAGAGATACTGTAAAAAAATAAGCGGATTCCATTTTTCCAATTCCCCCTCAGAACTTTCCTCTCAATCTCTGCAAGGAAAGAGGCTAATCTTATCTACAACCAATGGAACCCGGGCGATCCAAAAGGCAATGCGTGGTGAACATGTTCTTATCGGTTCCTTTCTCAATGGGAGTGCAGTGGCCCAAAAAGTGCTTCAGATCGGGAAGGAACTTACCCTCTATTGTGCCGGAAGCAGAAATGAATTTGCCTATGAAGATGGCTTGGCCGCCGGATTTCTCATTAATAAGCTCTTTGAACTTAGTAAAGACCCTCTGGAATTAAGCGATTTCTCCCAGCTTCTGTATGATGGATATTTGCAAAACATTAACCGCATTGAAGAGGTTCTTTTGAAAACAGCCACGGGAAAACGCCTTGCCCAACTGGGGCTAACAGAGGATATTCGCTACTCATCCCGGCGGGATACCATCCCATTGGTCCCCTATCTGCAGGAGGGGCGCATATTTGTCCATCCTGAAACATACTCTCCAACTAGATGA
- the spoIIIAC gene encoding stage III sporulation protein AC, producing MGIDVSTIFYIAGIGIIIAMIHTVLKQAGKEDWAHWVTLIGFIVVLYMVSTYIQTLFQHLQRVFKFY from the coding sequence ATGGGTATCGATGTAAGCACCATCTTTTACATCGCCGGCATTGGAATTATCATCGCCATGATTCACACGGTCCTAAAACAGGCGGGCAAAGAAGATTGGGCCCATTGGGTTACCTTGATCGGCTTTATCGTAGTCCTCTACATGGTATCCACCTATATCCAAACCCTCTTTCAACATTTGCAAAGGGTTTTTAAATTTTACTGA
- the spoIIIAB gene encoding stage III sporulation protein SpoIIIAB, with amino-acid sequence MTIKGFGALLVLLMATLAGFLISNRFSGRTKEIRQLENLLLALETEILYGAKPLGEIIRRIGEREKGPIAHICQRIAVRLKEREFTFWQVWEEELRRGWPTTHLKGDEQEVLLQLGSVLGLSDRETQRNHLRLALAHLRAEEKEAMDDQAKYEKLSRTLGFLSGLLLVILMY; translated from the coding sequence ATGACGATAAAGGGTTTCGGGGCTCTCCTCGTTTTACTCATGGCCACATTGGCCGGCTTTCTCATCTCAAACCGTTTTTCCGGAAGAACAAAAGAGATAAGACAGTTAGAGAACCTCCTCCTCGCTCTGGAAACGGAGATTCTCTATGGGGCGAAACCCCTTGGGGAGATCATAAGGAGGATCGGGGAAAGGGAAAAGGGACCGATCGCCCACATATGCCAAAGAATTGCAGTAAGGCTGAAGGAAAGGGAATTTACCTTTTGGCAAGTGTGGGAGGAGGAGTTGAGAAGGGGTTGGCCCACCACCCATCTAAAGGGGGATGAACAGGAGGTTCTCCTCCAATTAGGTTCCGTCCTTGGCCTTTCCGATAGGGAAACCCAAAGAAATCATCTGCGGCTTGCCCTGGCCCACCTGAGAGCGGAAGAAAAGGAAGCAATGGACGATCAAGCAAAATATGAGAAATTATCGAGGACACTTGGATTTTTAAGCGGACTTTTGCTCGTCATACTAATGTATTAA
- the accB gene encoding acetyl-CoA carboxylase biotin carboxyl carrier protein produces MLKIHEIREIIRLMDQSGITHLELELEGDRLLLKKEKEISPVVEKERVQPGLPILSEKSAASTQLPKEENAFTPPPALVKKEEKPLETETEENFKKITSPMVGTFYAAPNPDAKPYVTVGDYVEPHTIVCIIEAMKLFNEIEADVRGQIVKVLVENGQLVEYGQPLFLVKAE; encoded by the coding sequence ATGTTGAAGATCCATGAAATCAGAGAAATCATCCGTTTAATGGATCAATCGGGAATTACCCATTTGGAGCTGGAATTAGAAGGGGACAGGCTCCTTCTCAAAAAAGAGAAGGAGATCTCTCCGGTGGTTGAGAAAGAACGAGTACAGCCGGGACTTCCCATTCTATCTGAAAAATCTGCTGCCTCCACTCAACTCCCTAAAGAAGAGAACGCTTTCACCCCCCCTCCGGCTCTCGTAAAAAAAGAGGAGAAACCTCTGGAAACGGAGACGGAAGAGAATTTCAAGAAGATCACCTCTCCCATGGTGGGAACCTTTTATGCAGCCCCTAACCCGGATGCGAAACCCTATGTGACGGTCGGGGATTATGTGGAGCCGCATACCATCGTCTGTATTATTGAGGCGATGAAACTTTTTAACGAGATTGAGGCGGATGTCCGGGGACAAATCGTCAAAGTCCTGGTGGAAAACGGACAACTGGTTGAATATGGCCAGCCTTTATTTCTGGTGAAGGCGGAATAG
- a CDS encoding MFS transporter, whose amino-acid sequence MSPESEVLSATQKKPSYRSLLAHGNYRLLLSSQVISAIGDGVYALALIWMMKIMTGSALLMSILLAAEIVPLILVGLFAGIIVDRGNKKKMMIWNDIFRGAVVSLLVLLWMVDWLEPYTLIIAAVLLSSSTAFYAPSRMVSVRTIVPEDHMVQAQSLSQIAQTVVGLSAPAIGAWLIHMGISYAFIVNAASFFISSLLISLIRNEQLSHGSGKGTLNLNRMMSDFKEGLRTITSHPLLRSLVQYIVLINFMLAPTSLLFPLIVTDASELAVLETSFFIGIAVGALLINFLSAWPPVASLAFGIGLMLIGLGALYWDLGLYFAAMFVFVAGLGSPMANVTLQTLFILKVPRETLGRAGSMMKVLLEAARPTSMLLAGALITWIPLRSFFAVMALLGLIIVGLMVLNPAIRSDKEVQTAQPSGLEKS is encoded by the coding sequence GTGAGCCCGGAAAGTGAAGTTTTATCCGCAACCCAAAAGAAACCGTCCTATCGGAGTCTTCTTGCCCACGGCAATTACAGGCTGCTCTTGTCCTCGCAAGTGATTTCAGCGATTGGAGACGGCGTGTATGCGCTCGCGCTTATTTGGATGATGAAGATCATGACAGGAAGCGCGCTATTGATGTCCATCCTGCTTGCGGCCGAAATCGTTCCCCTCATTCTGGTGGGCTTGTTTGCAGGCATCATCGTCGATCGGGGGAACAAAAAAAAGATGATGATCTGGAACGACATTTTTCGGGGGGCCGTTGTTTCGTTGCTCGTTTTGCTGTGGATGGTTGACTGGCTAGAGCCATACACACTTATCATTGCAGCCGTCCTATTGTCGTCGAGTACCGCTTTTTATGCTCCATCCCGCATGGTATCGGTGCGAACCATTGTTCCGGAAGACCACATGGTACAGGCGCAGAGTCTGTCGCAAATCGCGCAAACCGTGGTCGGATTGAGCGCGCCGGCGATCGGAGCCTGGTTGATCCACATGGGGATATCTTATGCGTTCATTGTGAACGCCGCGAGCTTCTTTATTTCAAGCCTCCTCATTTCATTGATCCGCAACGAACAGCTTTCGCATGGGTCCGGGAAAGGAACGTTAAATCTGAATAGGATGATGTCCGATTTCAAAGAAGGCCTCAGGACGATTACCTCCCATCCGTTGCTTAGAAGCCTGGTCCAATATATCGTGCTCATTAATTTCATGCTTGCCCCCACATCGCTCCTGTTTCCGCTGATCGTGACGGATGCGTCCGAATTGGCTGTGCTCGAGACCAGTTTCTTTATCGGCATTGCGGTCGGGGCGTTGTTGATCAACTTTTTGAGCGCGTGGCCGCCTGTCGCTTCGTTGGCGTTCGGAATCGGGCTTATGCTGATCGGACTCGGCGCACTCTATTGGGATCTTGGGCTATATTTTGCGGCGATGTTCGTTTTTGTGGCCGGACTCGGCAGCCCGATGGCCAACGTTACCTTGCAGACACTCTTTATTTTAAAGGTACCCCGAGAGACGCTCGGGCGTGCCGGAAGCATGATGAAGGTTCTTTTGGAAGCGGCGCGCCCCACGTCGATGCTGCTCGCAGGGGCGCTCATCACGTGGATTCCCTTGCGCAGCTTTTTCGCCGTGATGGCGCTTCTTGGACTCATCATTGTCGGCCTGATGGTGTTAAATCCCGCGATTCGAAGCGATAAGGAAGTTCAGACGGCCCAACCGTCCGGTCTTGAAAAAAGCTAG
- a CDS encoding phosphosulfolactate synthase: MSWLNWPHSLTDPSQTRNLKPRENGITMVIDKGLGIDGLKDLLEVSGAYIDYLKLGFGTSVLYSSHYLKHKIQLAKEYGVKIYPGGTLTEVAIYQQEIPHYLSLITQIGFNAIEISEGTLSYPPDVRKEIIVRALDAGLDVITEFGKKEQGSIILLSELEERLLSDIFLGVSYVIVEGRESGTGVGIYDQNGNFDGATLYDFVHHWAYKDRLIWEAPLKKQQVHFIQLFGTNVNLGNIAPGEVVALEALRRGLRSDTFIFKEVLGEV; encoded by the coding sequence TTGTCGTGGTTAAACTGGCCTCATTCCCTGACGGACCCGAGCCAAACGAGAAACCTCAAACCAAGGGAGAATGGAATTACGATGGTCATTGATAAGGGATTGGGGATTGACGGACTTAAGGATCTTCTTGAAGTTTCAGGAGCTTATATCGATTATTTAAAACTGGGATTCGGCACCTCGGTTTTATATTCCAGCCATTATCTAAAGCATAAGATTCAGCTTGCCAAGGAATATGGCGTGAAGATCTATCCTGGCGGCACATTGACGGAAGTAGCCATCTATCAGCAGGAAATCCCCCACTATCTTAGCCTTATCACACAGATCGGTTTTAATGCCATCGAAATATCGGAAGGAACCCTATCCTATCCCCCTGACGTGCGAAAAGAGATCATCGTTCGGGCTCTTGATGCGGGATTAGATGTGATTACTGAATTTGGTAAAAAGGAACAAGGAAGCATCATTCTCCTTTCAGAGCTGGAAGAAAGACTTCTAAGCGACATCTTTTTAGGGGTCTCCTATGTGATCGTGGAGGGACGGGAATCGGGAACGGGGGTCGGAATCTATGACCAAAACGGAAACTTTGATGGCGCTACCCTCTATGACTTTGTCCATCATTGGGCATATAAAGATCGCTTGATTTGGGAAGCTCCGTTAAAGAAACAACAGGTGCATTTCATTCAATTGTTCGGAACCAATGTAAACCTGGGAAATATCGCGCCAGGAGAAGTGGTTGCCCTTGAAGCGTTAAGGAGGGGGCTTCGTTCCGATACCTTTATCTTTAAAGAAGTGTTAGGAGAGGTATGA
- the spoIIIAD gene encoding stage III sporulation protein AD, translated as MEIMQIVGLGIVATVLSLVVKEKRPDFAFMISALAGIAIFLYILGPIGKVITLLQRLAFDAHVNLIFLETVLKIIGIAYIAEFGAQITRDAGEGSIAAKIELGGKILILILSIPIIQSVIETILRLLPA; from the coding sequence ATGGAAATCATGCAAATCGTGGGTCTTGGCATCGTCGCCACGGTACTGAGCCTCGTCGTGAAGGAGAAAAGACCTGATTTTGCCTTTATGATCTCCGCACTGGCAGGGATTGCCATCTTCCTTTATATTCTCGGTCCCATCGGCAAAGTGATCACCCTATTACAACGGCTTGCCTTCGATGCCCATGTAAATCTCATCTTTCTAGAGACGGTGTTAAAGATCATCGGGATTGCCTATATTGCAGAATTTGGTGCTCAGATTACCCGGGACGCAGGGGAAGGTTCCATCGCCGCCAAGATTGAGCTGGGAGGGAAGATTCTCATCCTGATTCTCTCCATCCCGATCATTCAGTCGGTCATTGAAACCATTTTACGATTACTCCCTGCTTAA
- a CDS encoding YqhV family protein: protein MWYLWQWFDKAVLGMALLRLLSGSIEILAALIMLKVNEVGKALVVNSMLAMVGPLILLTTTAIGLVGVAHRLSFDKILLVFLGVLLILMGVRK from the coding sequence ATGTGGTATCTCTGGCAATGGTTTGATAAGGCGGTGCTTGGCATGGCCTTGCTTCGCCTTCTATCGGGAAGCATCGAGATACTTGCAGCCCTCATCATGCTAAAAGTAAACGAAGTGGGGAAGGCCCTGGTGGTAAATTCCATGCTTGCCATGGTGGGCCCTTTGATTTTACTGACAACAACAGCCATCGGCTTGGTCGGTGTCGCCCACCGTTTATCCTTTGATAAAATACTCCTGGTTTTTCTAGGGGTTCTCCTCATTCTGATGGGAGTAAGAAAGTGA
- a CDS encoding CD1247 N-terminal domain-containing protein yields the protein MEKIDKNLSYMEGLVEGLDLDPSTKEGRAIFELIQFNKKMAEEIRDLKLRLTDQEEFIEALDEDLYEVESLLFEYEGDSEEKEFMESAEKNIQGDRKEEQDEGDEEGFYEMECPNCDEMILIDAELMEENDQVELVCPECKEVIVLNVEDQRLSGNEEGKPTRSKTEVRQ from the coding sequence ATGGAAAAAATAGATAAGAATTTATCCTATATGGAAGGCTTGGTAGAAGGACTTGACTTAGATCCTTCGACCAAAGAGGGGAGAGCCATCTTTGAACTCATCCAATTCAACAAAAAAATGGCTGAAGAGATCAGGGATTTAAAACTGCGCCTTACGGATCAAGAAGAGTTTATCGAAGCACTGGATGAGGATCTCTATGAGGTAGAATCCCTTCTATTTGAATATGAGGGGGATTCCGAGGAGAAGGAGTTCATGGAAAGCGCTGAGAAGAACATTCAGGGTGATCGTAAGGAAGAACAAGATGAGGGAGATGAGGAAGGCTTTTACGAGATGGAATGTCCCAATTGCGACGAGATGATCTTGATTGATGCCGAATTGATGGAGGAGAACGACCAGGTAGAGCTGGTATGCCCTGAATGTAAAGAGGTGATCGTTTTAAATGTGGAGGATCAAAGGTTATCAGGGAACGAGGAGGGTAAGCCTACCCGCTCCAAGACGGAGGTCCGGCAATAA
- a CDS encoding SpoIIIAH-like family protein, with amino-acid sequence MSLKKQTVWLLTMLTLMVVLSAYYLFYGEVKPIDVANPDTQTEKGKTDGDGGTKPNEEVGATGMNDPSGMGITPDPTSGIQIETAPSTSTEDFFASLRLERDQARAQMMEQYYNIVSANQDKEQVKEASAKLDELQNMESNEQTVESLIKAEGFPDAVVIASREKVNVIVQAKELKEDQVVTIINLVSKNMNVPGTSVIVSSRQ; translated from the coding sequence ATGTCACTTAAAAAGCAGACCGTATGGCTACTAACGATGCTTACGTTGATGGTTGTCTTGTCCGCTTATTATCTCTTCTATGGGGAGGTAAAACCGATTGATGTTGCAAATCCCGATACTCAGACGGAGAAGGGGAAAACGGATGGAGATGGGGGAACAAAGCCCAATGAGGAGGTAGGAGCAACGGGAATGAATGACCCATCGGGAATGGGGATAACTCCCGATCCCACCTCCGGCATTCAGATTGAGACGGCCCCTTCTACTTCCACCGAGGATTTCTTCGCCTCTCTCCGTTTAGAACGGGATCAGGCGAGGGCACAAATGATGGAGCAATACTACAATATTGTATCGGCCAATCAGGATAAAGAACAAGTGAAGGAAGCATCGGCCAAATTGGATGAACTGCAGAATATGGAAAGCAACGAACAGACGGTGGAATCCCTTATCAAGGCGGAAGGTTTCCCCGATGCGGTCGTCATTGCTTCTCGGGAGAAGGTAAACGTGATCGTCCAAGCCAAAGAGCTGAAGGAGGATCAAGTGGTAACCATCATAAACCTCGTCTCGAAAAACATGAACGTACCGGGGACATCGGTCATCGTAAGTTCGCGACAATAG
- the spoIIIAE gene encoding stage III sporulation protein AE, translating to MKRTLILFLLIWLGGGENLFASPDPNEMLVKQQLEHLNLDEIEQYWQKLYQDYHGFLPEVKSPGLISLMLQQEKGFSLQGVLNGFLHFLFHEITVNAKLLGMILLLTIFASILENIQSSFEQTAVSKIAFIITFLVLMILAMNSFSVAMNYAKEAIKGMMDFMMAIVPLLVTLTISMGNVAAGTFFHPFIVVLVHASGTLVYYFVFPLLFFSILLQLVSHISQKYKLTRLAGLLRNIGLGTLGIFITVFLSVLSFQGTSTSISDGLALRTAKYMAGNFVPVVGHLFTDAAETVMGASLLLKNAVGITGVVLLLFMAAFPAIKILVISLIYQIAAALLQPLGDHPMITALHDIGNGMMLIFGALATVSLMFFLSLTILIASGNLALMIR from the coding sequence ATGAAAAGGACCCTCATCCTGTTCCTTCTTATCTGGCTGGGAGGAGGAGAGAATCTCTTTGCATCACCGGATCCGAACGAAATGCTGGTGAAGCAACAGCTGGAACATCTCAACCTTGATGAGATTGAGCAATATTGGCAGAAGTTATACCAGGATTATCACGGATTTCTTCCCGAGGTGAAATCACCCGGTTTAATCTCCTTGATGTTACAGCAAGAGAAGGGATTCTCCCTCCAAGGGGTATTGAACGGGTTTCTCCATTTCCTCTTTCATGAAATCACCGTCAATGCGAAGCTTCTCGGTATGATCCTCCTCCTTACGATTTTTGCCTCCATATTGGAAAATATCCAAAGCTCCTTTGAACAGACCGCCGTGAGTAAAATCGCTTTTATCATCACTTTTCTCGTTCTCATGATTCTCGCCATGAACAGTTTTTCCGTGGCGATGAATTATGCGAAAGAGGCGATCAAGGGAATGATGGATTTCATGATGGCCATTGTTCCTCTCTTGGTCACCTTAACCATTTCGATGGGAAATGTGGCGGCGGGAACTTTCTTCCACCCGTTCATCGTCGTTCTTGTTCATGCCAGTGGAACTCTTGTCTACTATTTTGTCTTTCCTCTGCTCTTTTTCTCCATTCTTCTTCAGTTGGTAAGCCATATCTCCCAAAAGTACAAGTTAACCCGCCTTGCCGGCCTCTTACGCAATATCGGATTAGGGACGTTGGGTATATTTATCACCGTTTTTTTATCCGTTCTCTCCTTTCAAGGGACAAGTACTTCGATTTCGGATGGACTCGCTCTCCGTACCGCCAAGTATATGGCCGGGAATTTCGTTCCCGTTGTCGGACATCTATTTACCGATGCGGCGGAAACGGTGATGGGAGCCTCCCTTCTTCTTAAAAATGCGGTAGGGATTACAGGGGTAGTCCTTCTCCTCTTTATGGCTGCCTTTCCGGCGATCAAAATATTGGTGATCAGCCTCATTTATCAGATAGCCGCCGCTCTTTTACAACCTTTGGGCGATCATCCCATGATTACCGCCCTTCATGATATCGGAAACGGAATGATGTTGATTTTCGGGGCTTTAGCTACGGTTTCCCTTATGTTTTTCCTTTCTCTTACCATCCTGATTGCTTCAGGAAACTTGGCGCTGATGATCCGGTAA
- the spoIIIAF gene encoding stage III sporulation protein AF gives MLSSLSDWLKQLISLVLLATIADLLLPNAKIQKYTKVVIGLFILITMLNPLLQVVSIGNLPEKWMAESYLFLKGKDGETNSLDAQQIEKLKAEQEKEMLAYLSRNLAFTIEQELKDQMQVESKVEVNLTFSAEKEPKMEKILVYLLGQVHKKDNKGEGIIGKGNPITPVDPIRINGRGEQSLTVSGEETEESAGIRFFLEKRYGLPSEQIIVVKGQDRPSQ, from the coding sequence ATGCTTTCTTCTCTTTCCGATTGGCTGAAGCAATTAATTTCCTTGGTCCTCTTGGCGACCATCGCCGATCTCCTCCTTCCCAATGCCAAGATCCAAAAATATACCAAGGTGGTGATCGGCCTTTTTATCCTCATTACGATGTTAAACCCCCTTTTGCAGGTTGTCAGCATAGGGAATCTCCCCGAAAAATGGATGGCGGAATCTTATCTCTTTCTAAAAGGGAAGGATGGGGAGACGAATTCCCTCGATGCCCAACAGATTGAAAAATTAAAAGCGGAGCAGGAAAAAGAAATGCTTGCCTACCTTTCCCGGAACTTGGCTTTTACCATCGAACAGGAACTAAAAGATCAGATGCAGGTAGAAAGCAAAGTGGAGGTAAACCTTACCTTTTCCGCAGAAAAGGAGCCGAAAATGGAAAAAATCTTGGTCTATTTATTAGGACAGGTTCATAAAAAGGATAACAAGGGAGAAGGGATTATAGGAAAAGGCAACCCGATCACGCCCGTTGACCCCATTCGAATCAATGGAAGGGGGGAGCAAAGCCTTACGGTAAGCGGGGAAGAGACAGAAGAAAGCGCCGGAATCCGCTTCTTTCTGGAGAAAAGGTATGGGCTTCCTTCAGAACAAATTATTGTGGTAAAAGGGCAGGATCGTCCGAGCCAATAG